The proteins below come from a single Halomonas binhaiensis genomic window:
- the pstB gene encoding phosphate ABC transporter ATP-binding protein PstB, which produces MEFSREKASLDIQGLTLSYAGRPALKDLTLRIPRNKVTAFIGPSGCGKSTLLRSLNRLHDLNEDVTREGSIHLEGHDIHDPRVSVAELRRRVGMVFQAPNPFPMSIYENVAFGLRLQGRMSKRRIDDVVEWALKSAALWDEVKGRLRASAWSLSGGQQQRLVIARTLAVEPEVLLLDEPASALDPISTLKIEELIHTLKPHLTLVLVTHNMQQAARVSDYTAYLHNGELVEYGPTDTLFTHPRLRRTENYITGRMVG; this is translated from the coding sequence ATGGAATTTTCCCGCGAAAAGGCCAGCCTGGACATACAGGGGCTGACCTTGTCATATGCCGGAAGACCAGCCCTGAAGGACCTGACCCTGCGTATACCTCGCAACAAGGTGACGGCATTCATTGGTCCGTCCGGTTGTGGCAAATCGACCTTGTTACGTTCGCTGAACCGCCTCCATGACCTTAACGAGGATGTTACCCGCGAGGGCAGTATCCACCTGGAAGGTCACGATATTCATGACCCCCGGGTCTCGGTGGCGGAGTTGCGTCGCCGGGTCGGAATGGTGTTCCAGGCACCGAACCCTTTTCCCATGTCGATCTACGAGAATGTCGCTTTTGGCTTGCGTCTGCAGGGAAGGATGAGCAAGCGCCGTATCGATGATGTCGTGGAATGGGCACTGAAATCTGCAGCCTTGTGGGATGAGGTCAAGGGGCGTCTGCGGGCTTCGGCCTGGTCGTTGTCCGGTGGTCAGCAGCAACGTCTGGTGATTGCCCGGACTCTGGCAGTAGAGCCGGAAGTGTTGTTGCTGGATGAACCAGCGTCTGCTCTGGACCCGATTTCAACACTGAAGATCGAAGAGCTGATCCACACACTGAAGCCGCATCTGACCCTGGTCCTGGTCACCCACAACATGCAGCAGGCTGCACGCGTCTCTGACTACACAGCTTATCTGCACAACGGTGAACTGGTGGAGTATGGCCCGACTGACACGCTGTTCACGCATCCGCGCCTGAGGCGCACAGAGAACTACATTACCGGGCGCATGGTCGGCTGA
- the phoU gene encoding phosphate signaling complex protein PhoU has translation MEITSDTHSQHISRQFNHELEELKTHLMAMGGLVEKQVQDAVSALLDGDSELAERVVDNDRAVNDMQIKIDDECTRVLARRQPAASDLRLVLAVIRAASDLERIGDEASKIARNAIDLVESNSGSKGFVEVRNISEHVRRMVRDSLTSFARFDTELALEVMQEDDRVDSEYQSAMRSLMTFMMEDARSISPVLGIMWVLRALERIGDHANNLAEYVIYLVKGLDIRHTDPDDLDQDMINSPKT, from the coding sequence ATGGAGATCACCAGCGATACCCATAGCCAGCATATCTCACGTCAGTTCAACCACGAACTTGAAGAGCTCAAGACCCATCTGATGGCCATGGGAGGCCTTGTCGAGAAGCAGGTGCAGGATGCCGTCAGCGCTTTGCTTGATGGTGACTCCGAGCTGGCCGAGCGAGTGGTCGACAATGACCGTGCTGTCAATGACATGCAAATCAAGATCGATGATGAATGCACTCGTGTACTGGCCCGTCGTCAGCCGGCCGCTTCTGACCTGCGTCTGGTATTGGCGGTGATTCGCGCAGCTTCGGATCTTGAACGGATCGGCGACGAAGCCAGCAAGATCGCGCGAAATGCCATCGATCTGGTGGAATCCAACAGTGGCAGCAAGGGGTTCGTCGAAGTACGCAACATCAGTGAGCATGTGCGCCGCATGGTGCGCGATTCTCTGACATCTTTTGCTCGCTTTGACACTGAGCTTGCTCTGGAAGTGATGCAGGAAGATGATCGTGTCGATTCTGAATACCAGAGCGCGATGCGCTCCTTGATGACGTTCATGATGGAAGATGCACGCTCGATTTCCCCTGTTCTGGGGATCATGTGGGTACTGCGTGCATTGGAACGTATCGGTGATCATGCCAACAATCTGGCAGAATATGTCATCTACCTGGTCAAGGGGCTGGATATTCGCCATACCGATCCTGATGACCTGGACCAGGACATGATCAACAGCCCCAAGACTTGA
- the cysZ gene encoding sulfate transporter CysZ: MLNALDALRRGTRAVYSNGLRRYVFLPILINLLVYIGTLSYVLTHFGGWLDGWMAMVPNWLSWLEWLIWPLFLVSLVVIVLFSFTLVTHLIAAPFYGFLAAKAEVELTGREPSDDRGLLKTGIDTLGRELVKLVYILPRMLVLFIISWIPLVNLSAPILWAMFSAWMMAITYLDYPMDNNKVSFADMRKRLSTRWWPSMTFGGWVTLITWIPLANLFLIPGAVVAAVLMWDQHYRQLPALTKTS; the protein is encoded by the coding sequence ATGCTGAATGCGCTTGACGCGCTGAGACGTGGTACACGTGCGGTCTACAGTAATGGTCTACGCCGCTACGTGTTTCTGCCGATACTGATCAATCTACTGGTCTATATCGGTACTCTCAGCTATGTGCTGACTCATTTCGGAGGCTGGCTGGATGGTTGGATGGCCATGGTGCCTAACTGGCTCAGTTGGCTGGAATGGCTGATCTGGCCATTGTTCCTGGTCAGCCTGGTGGTGATCGTGCTGTTTTCCTTCACCTTGGTCACCCATCTGATCGCTGCACCCTTCTATGGCTTTCTGGCTGCCAAGGCTGAGGTCGAGCTGACTGGGCGTGAACCGAGTGACGACCGCGGCCTGCTCAAGACAGGGATTGATACCCTGGGGCGCGAGCTGGTCAAGCTGGTATATATTCTGCCGCGCATGCTGGTGCTGTTCATCATCAGCTGGATTCCTCTGGTCAACCTGTCGGCCCCCATACTATGGGCCATGTTCAGTGCCTGGATGATGGCTATCACCTACCTTGATTACCCCATGGATAACAACAAGGTCAGCTTTGCTGACATGCGCAAACGCTTATCAACTCGTTGGTGGCCAAGCATGACCTTTGGTGGTTGGGTGACCCTGATTACCTGGATTCCGTTGGCCAACCTGTTCCTGATACCGGGAGCCGTAGTGGCAGCAGTACTGATGTGGGATCAGCACTATCGGCAACTGCCTGCCCTTACCAAGACATCCTGA
- the phoR gene encoding phosphate regulon sensor histidine kinase PhoR — protein MGRLWRREFWRLAILVAVGGILGWPFSLSTIGIILGLVIALIFHLRQLHAMYDWLTHRPQQEPPTASGVWGELFDRLYRYQKGQRITQRRLRSTLQRIQESSEAMRDSVVMLDRHGDLEWWNSAAERMLGLKAALDRGQHITNLLRDPRFVSYFNARDYREPLSLPSPIDENMMLQFQITLYGDDERLLMARDITRLHRLEQIRRDFVANVSHELRTPLTVLTGYLETYSDMADMLPPRLGRGIEQMQGQTQRMQHLVEDLLLLSRLENDQGGSDHVHLDPASLLSAVQRDAQALSNGRQTIEVSIEDSHGLWGSEKEIHSALSNLAFNAVRYAGDDAHIQLRWRSCQGGACLEVEDDGEGIDPRHIPRLTERFYRVDKGRSTATGGTGLGLAIVKHVLLRHEARLDISSQLGAGATFRCVFPTKRLVDEAANDAHVNQA, from the coding sequence GTGGGACGCCTGTGGCGACGTGAGTTCTGGCGACTGGCTATTCTGGTCGCCGTCGGCGGCATTCTTGGCTGGCCGTTTTCTCTGTCGACCATTGGCATCATCCTGGGTCTGGTCATCGCCCTGATCTTCCATTTGCGTCAGCTGCATGCCATGTATGACTGGCTGACCCACCGCCCGCAGCAGGAGCCCCCAACGGCCAGCGGCGTCTGGGGTGAACTGTTCGATCGCCTTTACCGATATCAGAAAGGCCAGCGCATCACTCAGCGACGCCTGCGCTCCACGCTTCAGCGTATCCAGGAATCTTCAGAGGCCATGCGCGACAGCGTGGTCATGCTGGACCGTCATGGCGACCTGGAATGGTGGAACAGTGCTGCTGAGCGCATGCTGGGGCTCAAGGCTGCCCTGGATCGCGGCCAGCACATCACCAACCTGTTACGGGACCCGCGCTTCGTCAGCTACTTCAACGCCCGAGACTATCGTGAGCCTCTGTCGTTACCTTCCCCTATCGACGAGAACATGATGCTGCAGTTCCAGATCACCCTTTACGGTGATGATGAACGCCTGCTCATGGCCCGCGACATCACTCGGCTGCATCGCCTTGAACAGATTCGCCGGGATTTCGTGGCCAATGTATCCCATGAACTGCGTACTCCACTGACCGTATTGACCGGTTACCTGGAAACCTACAGCGATATGGCCGACATGTTGCCGCCTCGCCTGGGCCGAGGTATCGAACAAATGCAGGGCCAGACCCAGCGCATGCAGCATCTGGTCGAAGACCTGCTGCTGCTGTCCCGGCTGGAGAATGATCAAGGGGGTAGCGATCATGTGCACCTCGACCCCGCCTCTCTTCTGAGTGCAGTACAGCGTGATGCCCAGGCCCTGTCCAATGGCCGTCAGACCATCGAGGTCAGTATCGAGGATTCACACGGCCTGTGGGGCAGCGAGAAGGAAATCCACAGTGCCTTGTCCAATCTGGCCTTCAATGCCGTGCGCTATGCCGGTGATGATGCCCATATTCAATTGCGTTGGCGTAGTTGCCAGGGAGGAGCCTGTCTTGAGGTCGAAGATGATGGAGAAGGTATCGACCCACGCCATATCCCACGCCTGACCGAACGCTTCTATCGCGTCGACAAGGGCCGCAGCACTGCCACCGGTGGTACCGGCCTGGGCCTGGCCATCGTCAAGCATGTCTTGCTGCGCCACGAAGCTCGCCTGGATATCAGCTCCCAGCTTGGTGCTGGTGCCACCTTCCGCTGTGTGTTTCCGACCAAGCGGCTAGTGGACGAAGCCGCCAACGATGCTCACGTCAATCAAGCCTGA
- the phoB gene encoding phosphate regulon transcriptional regulator PhoB: MTAKTVLIVDDEAPIREMIAVALEMADYRVIEANNAQSAHAMIVDHQPDLVLLDWMMPGTSGVELARRLKREETTAELPIIMLTAKGEEDNKIQGLESGADDYITKPFSPRELVARLKAVLRRATPRGVEDPVEVDGLMLDPVSHRVSIDGKSLEMGPTEYRLLQFFMTHQERAYTRGQLLDQVWGGNVYVEERTVDVHIRRLRKALGEPHQQLIQTVRGTGYRFSAKV; this comes from the coding sequence ATGACTGCTAAAACCGTACTGATCGTCGACGATGAAGCGCCGATTCGCGAGATGATCGCGGTGGCCCTGGAAATGGCCGACTATCGCGTGATTGAGGCCAACAATGCCCAATCCGCCCATGCCATGATCGTCGACCATCAACCTGACCTGGTGTTGCTGGACTGGATGATGCCCGGTACCAGTGGCGTCGAGCTGGCACGCCGACTCAAGCGTGAGGAAACCACGGCGGAGCTTCCCATCATCATGCTCACCGCCAAGGGCGAAGAAGATAACAAGATCCAGGGACTGGAGTCCGGCGCGGATGATTACATCACCAAACCGTTCTCACCCCGTGAGCTGGTTGCGCGGCTGAAGGCCGTACTGCGTCGGGCAACGCCGCGTGGTGTCGAAGACCCCGTCGAAGTCGATGGCCTGATGCTGGACCCGGTCAGCCATCGGGTCAGCATTGATGGCAAGTCCCTGGAAATGGGCCCTACCGAATATCGCCTGCTACAGTTCTTCATGACACATCAGGAGCGTGCTTACACGCGCGGCCAGTTGCTCGACCAGGTATGGGGCGGGAATGTCTATGTGGAGGAACGTACTGTGGACGTGCATATCCGTCGCCTGCGCAAGGCACTCGGTGAGCCGCATCAGCAATTGATCCAGACGGTGCGTGGCACCGGCTATCGCTTCTCGGCCAAGGTCTGA
- the ubiA gene encoding 4-hydroxybenzoate octaprenyltransferase, whose amino-acid sequence MDRSLLRPTGLLTRLPDFLALMRLDRPIGTWLLMWPTLWALWIAAEGVPPRDILLIFVAGVYLMRAAGCIVNDYADRNFDGHVKRTRNRPLATGRISEREAKVLFVTLLLAAFVLVWFTNGFTVWLSLIGAALAATYPFMKRYTHFPQVVLGAAFSWGIPMAFGAVQETVPPVAWWLFFAYVLWTVAYDTQYAMVDRDDDLRVGIKSTAVLFGKYDCLIIGLLQIATLVLLIIAGGQLGLGGFYWLGLAGMAATFIHQQRLIRDRDRDRCFQAFLNNHWSGLMVFAGVALSLYPGL is encoded by the coding sequence ATGGACCGATCCCTGCTGCGCCCGACTGGACTGCTGACCCGTTTACCTGACTTCCTCGCCCTGATGCGCCTGGATCGTCCTATCGGTACCTGGTTGCTGATGTGGCCAACCCTGTGGGCACTATGGATCGCTGCCGAGGGTGTTCCGCCGCGTGACATCCTGCTGATTTTCGTGGCAGGGGTATATCTGATGCGTGCAGCAGGCTGCATCGTCAATGACTATGCGGACCGTAACTTCGATGGCCATGTCAAGCGCACCAGGAACCGTCCATTGGCTACCGGACGCATCAGTGAACGTGAAGCCAAGGTGCTGTTCGTCACTCTGTTGCTGGCCGCTTTTGTGCTGGTCTGGTTCACCAACGGTTTCACGGTCTGGCTATCATTGATCGGTGCCGCCCTGGCCGCCACCTATCCGTTCATGAAGCGCTACACCCATTTCCCCCAGGTCGTGTTGGGTGCGGCTTTTTCCTGGGGTATTCCCATGGCCTTCGGTGCGGTACAGGAAACGGTGCCCCCTGTGGCCTGGTGGTTGTTCTTTGCCTATGTGCTGTGGACCGTAGCCTATGACACTCAGTACGCCATGGTCGACCGCGACGATGATCTCAGAGTCGGCATCAAGTCCACTGCCGTATTGTTCGGCAAATACGACTGTCTGATCATTGGCCTGCTGCAGATTGCCACACTGGTGTTGTTGATCATCGCCGGGGGCCAGCTTGGCCTGGGAGGGTTCTACTGGCTTGGTCTGGCCGGTATGGCTGCCACTTTCATCCATCAGCAGCGCCTGATCCGCGATCGTGATCGCGACCGTTGTTTTCAGGCCTTCCTCAACAATCACTGGTCTGGCCTGATGGTCTTTGCAGGTGTCGCGCTCAGCCTCTATCCAGGGCTGTAA
- a CDS encoding chorismate--pyruvate lyase family protein, translating to MAQDPHWHPVSTARPRMSVAWWHWVASRDSLTHRLIQAAGEHPFRVQLLNEGSDQPYRDESMALLLPPERRTWVREVALCVDDTPWVVARSIAPLGSRHAAPFRSLGETSLGSWLFRQPDLERGPIEISHAPRSIQGHTGLWQRRSVFRHSGWTVLVQEAFLPQMAEALGLPC from the coding sequence ATGGCACAAGACCCGCACTGGCATCCCGTGTCCACCGCCCGTCCTAGAATGAGTGTGGCCTGGTGGCATTGGGTCGCCTCCCGTGATTCTCTGACTCACCGTCTGATCCAAGCCGCTGGCGAGCACCCCTTTCGTGTCCAGCTGCTCAATGAAGGCAGCGACCAGCCCTATCGCGACGAGTCCATGGCGCTTCTGCTCCCACCAGAGCGGCGCACCTGGGTGCGCGAAGTAGCACTGTGCGTCGACGATACTCCCTGGGTCGTGGCACGCTCGATCGCACCGCTGGGTTCACGCCATGCAGCACCATTTCGGAGCCTGGGCGAGACTTCGCTAGGCAGTTGGCTGTTTCGCCAGCCGGACCTGGAGCGTGGCCCCATCGAAATCAGCCATGCGCCACGTTCGATACAGGGACATACTGGCTTGTGGCAACGCCGCTCGGTATTTCGTCATTCAGGTTGGACGGTGCTGGTCCAGGAAGCTTTCCTGCCACAGATGGCCGAGGCCCTGGGACTACCCTGCTGA
- a CDS encoding FAD-dependent oxidoreductase gives MQAPLTIIGTGMAGIGLARQVRTLDSSRPITLISADSADDYSKPLLSTGFAKRLPPHKLAARSALELADQLSVVVRSSTRVDSIDCAAHELVLGPERLPYGNLVIATGAVPVPPFSLSEQLAGRVFSINDLDDYRIFHAALESLGRPARIAIIGLGLVGCEFANDLHAGGHSVSLIGPERALLPRLLPEPLGLALGQAFLRAGMHLHYGRLVTAIHPAGEDVDLTLDDGEGIGADLVLIATGLRPRVELAEAAGIDAGPDGIRVNRYLATSVENIHALGDVASVDGINAMYVQPLQASVKALAATLTGNPTQVRYGPWPVLVKTPLLPVVSLPPIHEQVTWRIEADGEDMTALAEDESGQLQGFALTGRCVRRKVELARSAPPLLG, from the coding sequence ATGCAAGCTCCCTTGACCATCATCGGCACCGGCATGGCTGGCATCGGTCTTGCTCGTCAGGTACGTACACTGGACAGCAGCCGTCCTATCACCTTGATCAGTGCAGATTCCGCCGATGACTACTCCAAGCCGCTATTGTCGACGGGGTTTGCCAAGCGTTTGCCTCCCCACAAGCTGGCGGCGCGCTCTGCCCTGGAACTTGCCGATCAACTGAGCGTGGTGGTGCGTTCCAGTACGCGAGTGGACAGCATTGATTGTGCTGCCCATGAGCTGGTGCTGGGGCCTGAGAGGCTGCCGTACGGGAATCTGGTCATTGCCACCGGAGCGGTGCCTGTACCGCCCTTCTCGTTGTCGGAGCAACTTGCGGGGCGAGTATTCTCGATCAATGATCTGGATGATTATCGTATCTTCCATGCGGCACTTGAATCGCTGGGTCGACCGGCCCGAATTGCCATTATTGGACTCGGCCTGGTGGGCTGTGAGTTTGCCAACGACCTGCATGCTGGTGGACACAGCGTGTCTCTGATCGGTCCCGAACGAGCCCTGCTGCCGCGTCTGTTGCCGGAACCCCTGGGGCTGGCCCTGGGGCAGGCATTCCTGCGCGCTGGCATGCATCTGCATTACGGCCGTCTGGTGACAGCGATTCACCCGGCGGGCGAGGATGTCGATCTGACCCTGGATGATGGTGAAGGGATCGGTGCTGATCTGGTATTGATTGCCACCGGGCTGCGACCGCGCGTTGAGCTGGCTGAAGCTGCAGGCATCGATGCTGGTCCAGATGGCATTCGGGTGAATCGTTACCTGGCCACCAGTGTCGAAAATATCCACGCACTGGGTGATGTGGCTTCAGTGGATGGGATCAACGCCATGTATGTCCAGCCATTGCAGGCCTCGGTAAAAGCGCTGGCGGCAACGCTCACTGGCAACCCTACCCAGGTTCGCTACGGCCCATGGCCCGTGCTGGTCAAGACGCCGTTGCTGCCAGTGGTATCGCTGCCTCCGATCCATGAGCAAGTGACGTGGCGCATCGAAGCTGACGGCGAAGATATGACGGCGCTAGCCGAGGATGAAAGCGGCCAACTTCAGGGTTTTGCGTTGACTGGTAGATGTGTTCGTCGAAAAGTCGAACTGGCGCGTTCAGCCCCGCCGTTGCTAGGCTAG
- a CDS encoding HU family DNA-binding protein has product MRKPELAAAIAERADLSKDKASQVLNVILDEITGSVAQGQDVALIGFGTFTVRERAARTGKNPQTGQPLAIPASKTVAFKPGKGLKDAVAK; this is encoded by the coding sequence ATGCGCAAGCCAGAACTCGCTGCGGCGATTGCCGAGCGTGCTGATCTTTCCAAGGACAAGGCCAGTCAAGTGCTGAACGTGATTCTCGATGAGATCACAGGTAGTGTGGCACAGGGCCAGGATGTGGCGCTGATCGGCTTCGGCACCTTCACCGTGCGCGAGCGTGCCGCCCGCACCGGTAAGAACCCGCAAACCGGCCAGCCTCTGGCCATTCCTGCAAGCAAGACTGTTGCCTTCAAGCCTGGCAAGGGGCTTAAGGACGCCGTCGCGAAGTAA
- the recG gene encoding ATP-dependent DNA helicase RecG, which yields MPDTPYKDRKHAQGVHVSKLSSPVTALKGVGEALALKLARLKIASIADLLFHLPLRYQDRTRITPIATLRSGHEAVVEGEVAAAEVVRGRRRSLLVRLRDGSGILSLRFFHFSPAQQQQFQPGVRVRAFGEARAGATGLEIYHPEYRLLGHNEPPVEDHLTPIYPTTEGLNQARLRALIDQAMEILESAPDALPDHIPEHLRQRFSLPPLLECLKTLHHPPPDSDAEALSQGLHPASRRLAMEELLAHQLSLREVRLRIQHDGAPALPSGRSLKTRFLAQLPFSLTTAQRRVLDEIGQDLARPAPMLRLVQGDVGSGKTVVAAMAALTAIAGDCQAALMAPTELLAEQHYRTFCSWFEPLDIDVAWLSGKLKGKARLDTKAAISDGRARMIIGTHAIFQDDVSFQRLGLAIIDEQHRFGVHQRLSLREKGEAGGLTPHQLVMTATPIPRTLAMSAYADLDVSVIDELPPGRTPVTTAVISDERRPEVIRRIRAACAEGRQAYWVCTLIEESEVLTCQAAEVTREDLAEALPELSIGLVHGRMKASEKAEAMDAFKSGELDLLVATTVIEVGVDVPNASLMIIENPERLGLSQLHQLRGRVGRGSTASFCVLLYHPPLSQTSRQRLAVMRETTDGFRIAERDLEIRGPGEVLGTRQTGLAQMKIADLERDADLLPRITPLADALLAWDANAGQPLIRRWLGEEAGRYGQV from the coding sequence ATACCTGATACGCCATACAAGGACAGGAAGCATGCACAAGGAGTCCATGTGAGTAAACTGAGCAGCCCGGTCACGGCGCTGAAGGGGGTCGGAGAGGCCCTGGCCCTCAAACTTGCCCGGCTCAAGATAGCGAGCATTGCTGACCTGCTGTTCCACTTGCCGTTGCGCTATCAGGACCGCACTCGCATCACCCCCATTGCCACTTTGCGTAGTGGCCATGAAGCCGTCGTCGAAGGAGAGGTCGCCGCAGCCGAAGTGGTGCGCGGACGGCGGCGAAGCTTGCTGGTACGCCTGCGCGATGGTAGCGGCATTCTCAGCTTGAGGTTCTTTCACTTCTCTCCCGCCCAGCAGCAGCAGTTCCAACCTGGAGTACGGGTGCGCGCCTTTGGCGAGGCCCGCGCCGGGGCAACGGGGCTTGAAATCTATCATCCCGAGTATCGCCTGCTGGGTCACAACGAACCCCCGGTAGAAGACCACCTTACGCCCATCTACCCCACCACCGAAGGCCTCAACCAGGCGCGCCTGCGTGCCCTGATCGACCAGGCTATGGAAATTCTGGAATCGGCTCCCGATGCCTTGCCGGACCATATTCCTGAGCATCTGCGTCAGCGCTTTTCTCTGCCACCGCTGCTGGAATGCCTCAAAACGCTGCATCACCCACCACCGGACAGCGATGCCGAGGCTCTCAGTCAGGGCCTTCACCCAGCCTCTCGCCGACTGGCCATGGAAGAACTCCTTGCCCACCAGTTGAGCTTGAGAGAAGTGCGCCTGCGCATTCAGCATGATGGAGCGCCAGCACTCCCCAGCGGACGCAGTCTCAAGACCCGCTTTCTCGCTCAGTTGCCATTCTCGTTGACTACCGCTCAGCGTCGGGTACTTGATGAAATCGGCCAGGATCTGGCTCGTCCAGCGCCCATGCTGCGTCTGGTACAAGGCGATGTCGGCTCGGGAAAGACAGTGGTGGCAGCAATGGCAGCCTTGACCGCCATTGCCGGTGACTGCCAGGCAGCCTTGATGGCCCCTACGGAGTTGCTGGCAGAGCAGCACTATCGCACTTTCTGCAGCTGGTTCGAGCCGCTGGATATCGATGTGGCTTGGCTATCGGGCAAGCTCAAGGGCAAGGCACGCCTTGATACCAAGGCCGCCATCAGCGATGGCCGGGCACGAATGATCATCGGAACCCACGCCATCTTTCAGGATGATGTCAGCTTCCAGCGCCTCGGTTTGGCCATCATCGATGAACAACACCGTTTTGGCGTGCATCAGCGGCTATCGCTACGAGAAAAGGGTGAAGCTGGCGGCCTTACTCCACACCAACTGGTCATGACAGCCACCCCTATCCCGCGTACGCTCGCCATGAGTGCCTACGCGGACCTGGATGTCTCTGTCATCGATGAACTGCCCCCGGGGCGCACACCTGTCACTACCGCCGTGATCAGCGACGAACGTCGCCCAGAGGTCATCCGCCGAATTCGCGCGGCATGCGCCGAAGGTCGGCAAGCCTATTGGGTATGCACCCTGATCGAGGAATCCGAAGTACTGACCTGCCAGGCTGCCGAAGTCACCAGGGAGGATCTTGCCGAAGCTCTCCCAGAGCTATCCATCGGGCTTGTTCATGGGCGTATGAAAGCCAGCGAGAAAGCCGAGGCCATGGATGCCTTCAAGTCAGGGGAACTGGATCTTCTGGTCGCGACCACGGTGATCGAGGTCGGAGTGGACGTCCCCAATGCCAGCTTGATGATCATCGAAAACCCCGAGCGCCTCGGTCTGTCGCAATTGCATCAGTTACGTGGCCGAGTAGGGCGAGGAAGTACCGCAAGTTTCTGCGTATTGCTCTACCACCCCCCTCTATCACAGACATCGAGACAACGCCTGGCCGTCATGCGTGAAACCACCGACGGCTTTCGTATTGCCGAGCGCGACCTGGAGATTCGCGGGCCTGGTGAAGTACTGGGAACTCGTCAGACGGGGCTTGCCCAGATGAAGATTGCCGATCTCGAGCGTGATGCCGATCTACTACCACGTATCACGCCATTGGCCGATGCCTTGCTGGCATGGGACGCAAATGCCGGACAGCCATTGATTCGTCGTTGGCTGGGAGAAGAAGCGGGTCGTTATGGCCAGGTATAA
- a CDS encoding hydrogen peroxide-inducible genes activator, which yields MTLTELRYIVTLAQERHFGRAAERCFVSQPTLSVAVKKLEEELDVALFERSKSTVQVTPLGEKIVEQAQRVLEQSSIIKELATAGRDQLASPLRIGAIYTIGPYLFPHLVPELIKSAPQMPLYIEESFTGVLRQKLRTGELDAIIVALPFTETDVVTKSLYDEDFEVLMPADHPWAKRDVIDKENLLDERLLLLGEGHCFRDQLLEACPAISRKLNSPDSTLTAEGGSLETIRHMVASKLGITVLPKSAIGTSHYEDGLLISRPFIDPPGRTVAIAWRASFPRPKAIDAVTEAIARCRAAEPKAA from the coding sequence ATGACTCTAACAGAACTCCGCTATATCGTAACCTTGGCTCAGGAGCGCCATTTCGGGCGTGCCGCAGAGCGATGCTTTGTTTCCCAGCCAACTCTCTCCGTAGCAGTGAAAAAACTGGAGGAAGAGCTTGATGTCGCACTCTTCGAGCGCTCCAAGTCCACGGTACAGGTCACCCCTTTAGGCGAGAAAATCGTCGAACAGGCCCAGCGCGTGCTGGAACAAAGCAGCATCATCAAGGAACTGGCTACTGCCGGTCGAGACCAGCTGGCCAGCCCGTTGCGCATTGGTGCGATCTACACCATTGGTCCGTACCTGTTCCCGCACCTGGTTCCAGAACTGATCAAGAGTGCGCCCCAGATGCCTCTCTACATCGAAGAAAGTTTCACCGGTGTACTGCGCCAGAAGCTACGCACCGGCGAACTGGATGCCATCATCGTGGCTCTGCCATTCACCGAGACAGATGTCGTGACCAAGTCCCTTTACGATGAGGACTTCGAAGTGTTGATGCCGGCCGATCATCCCTGGGCCAAGCGTGATGTCATCGACAAGGAAAACCTGCTCGATGAGCGTCTACTGCTGCTGGGCGAAGGCCACTGCTTCCGCGACCAATTGCTCGAGGCCTGCCCGGCCATCAGCCGCAAGCTCAACAGTCCCGACTCGACCCTCACCGCTGAAGGTGGGTCGCTGGAGACCATTCGCCATATGGTCGCCTCGAAGCTCGGCATCACGGTACTCCCCAAGTCCGCTATCGGGACCAGCCACTACGAGGACGGCTTGCTGATCAGCCGGCCGTTCATCGACCCGCCAGGACGTACGGTTGCCATTGCCTGGCGTGCCAGCTTCCCGAGACCCAAGGCCATTGATGCCGTAACCGAAGCCATTGCCCGCTGCCGTGCAGCCGAGCCCAAGGCTGCCTGA